The Quercus robur chromosome 3, dhQueRobu3.1, whole genome shotgun sequence DNA segment CGCAGCCCATGGTCAGATACTTACCTTGGATAATCTGATGCTTCGGGGCCTCCCTTTGGCGAATAGGTGCTGTATGTGCTGCTATTCTGCGGAATCTGTGGACCATCTTCTCATTCACTGTCCTAAGCTTATTCTTTGTGGGTGCAAATGTTACAAGTTTTTGGGATTCaatgggtcatgccaggttTAGTGGAGAGTTTGGTGTTTTGTTGGAGTAATTGGttagggaaatttttttcggACATATGGAATATGGTTCCTGGCTGTTTGATGTGGGTTGTTTGGATGGAAAGAAACAAGCACTCTTTTGAGGCCATAGATAAATCGCTTGACCAGTTACAAACTCTCAGCCAAAGTACTCTATTTGAATGGGCTAGGAGCGAGGGTTCCTCAAACTGTTCTTCTACTCTGGAGTTTCTTACTTCCCTTAGAAGTGCCCCTTAAGTTGCTTTTCTTAATtctgttgtttttgtttgctGCTTTttgtgttcaccatcatgaacaccttgtatTTGCTGTTTTCGTTTTTTCTTCAAGATTAATAtaattcttattacttatcaaaaaaaaaaaaaagaagaaggtagtTTGGCCTTTCCTTTTAAATGTAATCTAACTAATACATATGTAAGCCAAAGACCATTGGCACTATTGCAATTTgactataaaaaattatgaatattcCTAGGGGATGGAGAGACAGAATTATCTATTACTCCATTGTGTGGTGGCCTATGAACTCCAATCCTTTGATTTCTCTATGACTGGGGCACGTTGGGTAATGCCTAAAAGGGTTCTAAAAGAACTAGGTGGGCGGAGGATTTGTCTGATCAGCATAGGAGCTTAATTTGAAATATGATCCCCCTTTGATTAATGGGtagtttggagagaaagaaTTGGAAGAGCATTTAACGATGTTAGGTTGAAATCATTGATTGAAAGAAGATTGCTTCAGTAAATCAGTGTGCTCAAATGTTTGATCACACTAACACATGTTCTGGTTTAGAGTTTACTGATTAAGCTTCTTTTAGGGGTTCTTCAGGTAGACACCCTATGTGCATAAAGCTCCCCTGAATCATTGATTGAAAGAAGATTGTTTCAGCGGGCTCGAATGTTTGATCACACTGATGCATGTtctgttttagattttattgaTTAAGCTTCTTTTAGGCGTTCTTTACGAAGACATCCAATGTACATAAAGCTCCACCTTTATTAGTAAGAGTGCATGTATAATAAATGTACACATGTacatattcaaaaaaattaaattgatgaGTACCTTCCTCTTCAGATCCTTTAATCAGAATAGAATGCAGTTTAATAACTTGGGTGAAAGGTATATAAATCAAAAGCTGCTCATCGGCATCACTCTCCAGATTCAATCCATCATCTTCTCTGTAACCCTAATCCATAAAGAAACATACCAACTATTACTGTATTACCTTCCAACCACTGTTCAGCTACTAAGAAGAAATACAAAAgggaaaataaacaaataagatTTCACAGACATAAGTTTATAGTCACCAAGCGTAATGTAACTATGTCGCTCTCAAAAAACCCTTTTGCACTTAAACAGCCAGATGATAAAATGAACTTAATCTAATTCTTTCCCATCAAATTTATAAGCATCCATGCCAAAAGGAATAACAACTATCAGCAGTATGAATTTACAAATAAACGCCTCCCGAATTGTTTACCTTTTAAACTCATAATCTTCCACACAAAGAGTAAAACATTTTACTCAATTTCAATGATGCTAAGTAAATCAAGAATACCAATGtttaaaagagaagaaaagagtcTTAAACTCTGAATAATTACCTGTTTAAGTGCATTGGGAACAGAGTGGCTAGTGCTTTGGTTGAGGCATTCAACCCCAGACCAGTCTATGAAGTCCACTAAATCAACCTGCCATTACCAAAAATTGCAATATCAGAATTAGCACTTTGAACCTAACCCAGATTGGTTACCTAGaaactacaaaaatttcaaCTGGGTTTCCATGCTCAAATACCCAGCTCTTAGATTCCAAGTTTTTCAATTCAGTTTCCCACTCTTTCCAAGCAACCAAACAATTAAAAGGAAAACTAAGTTCAAACCCTTCAGTTTGTTGACAAAAACTATggtgaaggaaaagaaaattgcaaATCTTAATTCTTAAAGCTGGGTTTATAAACTAAAGAGACCCACTTTCTGAATCTTCAAGCTAAAAAAAGAAACTGGTATATTGGAAACTGAGCTTTCAAAGCATCCAAAACACGTTTCTCAGATACCAAACTTTTCCCAGAAACCaatcaaaaattaagaaaaattggaACTAAGATGTTAACTCTTACATTGTCCTCTCTAATTTGGTCGCCAAAAGATATTggtaaaaagattttttttaaaaattaaaaaaaaaaaaaaaaaaaaaaaaaaaaaaattgaaagtggGTTTTTAACCACAAAGAAGAAagattatttctttattaaaaaaacccaGTTCACAGATTTTAAAATGGGTTTTTCCATTGATTTTCTCAGGGTTTCAGagcaaacaaacaaaggaaaatttaaaaaaaaaaaaaaatggaaaatttgagaACCCAGAAAACGTACTTGGTTTCTGTGAATTGCACTGGCTGATTCCCCAGACATGGCTTCTCTGATTgtatgagagaaaaagagagagagagtctgaaaAGAATGAGAAGGACAGAAGATTATGTATAAACGAATCCAAGAGGCAAAAAGAATATATGAAAACcttttataaagaaaagaaaaagaatatatgaAAACCTCTGAACGACAtcgtttgttaatttttggtatttttgttgaGTTGGGTAATTGGGTTGGACTGTGTTTTGTGGTTTTTTGCAACCCAAACCAAGTCTCAGAATAGCTGTGAAAAACAAGCCCAATTAGTTGAATTGCATCatccaattttgttttaattacaaTTTGATCATGCAACTTTTAATTAATTCAttcaatattataaattttatttttatttaatgtagtattttcatctaaaactatttcaaaaatttaagaatACTAAAACTAagttattttaaaacttttaataacaATTGTGGGGGCCAATTAATCATGAGATACTGTTAAGGCAGTGCTAACTGGGCCTATGATCCAATCCGAGGACGTTAAACCATCCGAGGAGGTCCAAATAAGATTATAAGGGGAACGTAGTGAAGAGAGGAGTAGAGATAATATGAGATAAGTCCAATGAGCGTCCGAGGATAAAAGTCATCTCAGCAACAAGTGTCCGAAGTCAGTACGAGCGTCATATCATCATGGATTTACTTCGAAGTTACATCATCACTAAGAGTTAGACATCGGACAAGGGATAAGAAAGGAgaagggcaacaaatatcttcaaaaagctgctacctccgcattaaatgactcccaaccaactctctggccgcattaatgtggaagtgacgcctgaacagtgatcaagcagtcttacagctactagttgatgaTTCTGGAAAGtgctggatgggacaggaagaaGTTCCCCAAATCTAttctacacgtgtatggtagggatgaCACCAAGACTGGGGTATATAGCATGGAAAGATGTactaaaagagaaaatgagaaaaaaccaaggaattgaaaaaagaagactATGAACTCTTGtatgattttattgtttaaCAAGTACAATATAATATGAATCCCTCGAATTACTCGGAGGAGAGATTTTCCCATGTTACATGTGTCTAACAAtcttaaattaccaaatttaatCGTTTTCCTTCTGAagtagatctagttctttcatccacgcactacaaatttattgtttgggccacTTGGGCTAGAACCCAATCCTATTTTGGGCCTAATCCCATTTCAGTCCTTACAACAATCATTTTATTGGAAGTGAATAGAAAGACTACATTGAAAACAAATGGAAGTTATGGgactaaaattaataaattagaaGTGACAAAACTGAATTGAATTTTGAACAAATTTAGATGatgcaatttataatttacccctaaaacataaaaataaataaatcaatcaatcaaactAAACACattcaaaaaagttttcaataaaTGTTCCTACAAGTTCAAAGAAGCCCCAACCACATGGGCTTACATTAAGTGCACATTTGGGATGCACTTATAATATTATTGCGATGTTTCTTACTATTTTGCAAATCCCATGTAAATCATCTACTTAGTTTTTTCTACTATTTGTAAATCTCACATGACATGAgttacatattttatttaattttttacattttataaaCAAACACTAAATTCTCAAAGTTGTTGTGGGTCACAGACTCTCATAGTAAAAGGATTAAGGTGTTTGAAATTGAACGACAGGTAACAGCAAATACTCAAATGGAGAAAGCATAAATGGGGTTAGCATAACTGCCATTAGGTAGCAGCAAAAGGGGCAGCATTAGAAAACaattaagaaagagagaagtagataaataaatataaactgTGAAagcctttatttattattattattattattattaataataaaaagtaagaaaaggaaagaaatccCCTAGATCCAATCTGCACCAAATGATCCTCATCACCAAGACCACCTATGACTTTACCTACCCAACAAAAAGTCTCTTTCATAGTATCTCTTCCAAAAAAATACCCACCAAACCCCACAATACAAAAAACAATACCCACATCCCAAAGCCAACTAACCAAAATGAGAGACACACAGAATTCATAGATAGAACAAGAAGAgaaccaaaacacaaacactcaCAAATTTCTGTATCTTTTTCTCTCAAAGTCTCTCACTCTCCACCCAAAtacaaaaaaccaacaaaaatggCCTCCTCTTCCttgtctctctccctctcctctCTACACCACCACCACACCTCCACCACCCCACTTATCCTACGCACCTCTAAGCCCCTAAACCTGcgcaccaccacccacacctaCAGACCCAACTCCATAAAAGCCTTTTCTGCACCAGTTCTCACCCAAGATGACCTCAAGAAGCTGGCTGCAGACAAGGCTGTGGAGTACGTGAAGCCcggcatggtcctcggactcggcacCGGCTCCACCGCCGCCTTTGTCGTCGCCAAGCTCGGCCATCTCCTCAAGACTGGTCAGCTCTCTGACATTGTTGGTGTCCCCACCTCCAAACGCACCGAGGAGCAAGCTCGCCAACTGggtatttttcaaattttgatacTTTACTGTGAGAATTACTTGGTGTCAGTACTTTATTTGATATGAACATGTTTGGATTGAGACACTGTAGCAAACAGCATTGGTGGTAATTTGATGACAAAGTGTGGCAATTGGGTGGTGTTAGAAATTTGATATTGAGAATTCTTGGTGCTGAGTagttgatttaaaatttgatagcTTTAGCCAACTGGGTGTATTGTTTTAATAATGAGAATTCTTGGTGCTGAGTGCTTGATATAACATATTGGGACACCATGGCATTGTAGAAATTTGATAAGATTGGTCAACTGGGTATTTTGTTAGAAATTTAAATGTTGAGAATTCTTGGTGTTGAGTACTTGATATAACATTTTGAGACGCACCACAGCATTGTTCAAATTTGATAGCTATTGCTTACTGGCCATTGTTAGAAATTTAGTTCTGAGGATTCTTGGTGGGTTGTGGTTGGCATAACATGTCAAGGCACCACAGAAGGCATTGTAGAAATTTGATAACATTTTGCTAACTGGTTTTGTTGGAAATTTACTATGGAGGATTCTTTGTGTTGAGTACTTGATATATAATACGTTGAGATACCACAACATTTGATAACATTCACTAATGGAGAATTTCTGGTGCCGAGTACTTGATATAATATGGAGAGAAACTACAACATGGTTGGAAATTTAATGTTATTAGTTTTAGAACAACAATGTTATGTCAATCAATTGTTCTTATGACTATTATCCGGTGTGGGACTTAATTATCTGAATTACTCAACAGGTATCCCTCTCTCAATTCTTGACGACCACCCTAGCCTTGATCTTGCCATAGATGGGGCTGACGAGGTTGACCCGGATTTGAACCTCGTGAAAGGCCGCGGAGGAGCACTTTTGCGAGAGAAAATGGTGGAAGCTGCCTCGGCCAAGTTTGTAGTGGTTGCAGATGATACGAAGCTAGTGACGGGACTAGGAGGAAGTGGGTTGGCAATGCCGGTTGAGGTGGTGCAGTTTTGCTGGAAGTATAACTTGATAAGGTTGCAAGAGTTGTTTAAAGAAGAAGGGGTTGAGGCAAAGTTGAGGTTGAGTGAAGGTGGGAAACCATATGTGACAGATAATTCCAATTATATTGTGGACTTGTATTTCAAAACACCAATAAGAGATGCATTGGCGGCTGGGAAGGAGATTTCGACATTGGAAGGGGTTGTGGAACATGGGTTGTTTTTGAATATGGCGACTGCGGTGATTATTGCAGGAAAGAATGGGGTGGAGGTGAAGAATAAGTGagattttgtggtttttgactGTTTGAGGTTTTATGTGACTGTTGttgttcaatatatatatactttaatgATTTTGGGCTTATTGTTGCCACTCTTATATGGGTAATCCGGGCACTTTTTTGCATTACTTGGGCATTTTGAATTGTATCACTAGAATTGGAATAATGTTTAATGAGGGGAATGGGATAAAGTGAAAttatttaatggaaaatttcATGCTAATGTGATTTTGGGGCATGCATTAATGGTTTAAACTTTGGAATCTATTCTCTTTTAATATGTTATTTGGAATCTAGCTCCTTTGtgcttaatgtggtgtctttggagggagcaGAATTGGAGGACTTTTGAGGACTTGGAAAGCTCGGATGAACAATTATTGGCTTCTTTCAGTGGCTCCCTGTTTGactggtctagggcttggggaatCACCTCTAGTGACTCTCTCCCTATGTTCCTTAGCTCTCTCCTTTGCATTTAGTGTctttcccctttctttttttctcttttcttaatATGCTCTATCTGTATTGTTCTCTCTGCCTTATGTTTTTTTCCATAAGGCAGTGTTCTTGAATATATAtccttattacttataaaaaaaaaaaaaaaaattttatgagtgAAATAATTATTCGCGATTTCAATGAGTTATATTATAggattttcttgatttcttttgaAATTAGCCAATAAAGATGAAGTTATTATTCCATCCTCAAAATGCTTTACATCTTTATGGATTTTTGTTTGCATATTGTTCCTTACTATACACGTGAACTTGGGCATGAATGAATCTAAAAatgttgatttgtttttgtttccttttttttggtgtttggggggggggggggggggggtttgtttAAGAGAAAATTGGACTGTTAGCATGTTAGATACAAAGAACACTGATCTGATATGTTCTTGAACAGTAACATGGCGATTGCAGGTTCTTCAGTGGCCACTGGTTGGTACCTAACATTTTTGTTGCGACTTCATTATTTAACAACTTGTAAAAATGACACAGGAAACCCTTACATTCCTTCAGGATTCAGCTGTCAGAAACTCTGGTTTTCATTAGTGTCTCTGTAAATTGCAACTTTGGTAAGGGCATCAGATATTCTTTCAACTTTTGACTAATTGTTTACATTTTGCAGTCAGGAATACTAGGTATTATGGGCACAGTCAATGGCAACTAGTGAAGAAGCAGTGTAGTTatgtttttttgataagtgaagAAAGTGTAGTATGTGCAATGGAGATTTTAATAAATGTGATTTAAGATAGTTTAGGCCATTTTCTGTAAAATGCCTTCtgcaaaatctctctctctctctctctctctctctctctcgtatgTGAATCAAGAGTAATATTAATACAGATATAAACTTGCACCACCACCTCTTATCTTTCACTAGCCTGTTTTACTCACTCTAGGAGCTTTTCTCATAATATCCTTTCAAAT contains these protein-coding regions:
- the LOC126717371 gene encoding probable ribose-5-phosphate isomerase 3, chloroplastic, which gives rise to MASSSLSLSLSSLHHHHTSTTPLILRTSKPLNLRTTTHTYRPNSIKAFSAPVLTQDDLKKLAADKAVEYVKPGMVLGLGTGSTAAFVVAKLGHLLKTGQLSDIVGVPTSKRTEEQARQLGIPLSILDDHPSLDLAIDGADEVDPDLNLVKGRGGALLREKMVEAASAKFVVVADDTKLVTGLGGSGLAMPVEVVQFCWKYNLIRLQELFKEEGVEAKLRLSEGGKPYVTDNSNYIVDLYFKTPIRDALAAGKEISTLEGVVEHGLFLNMATAVIIAGKNGVEVKNK